A region of Borrelia hispanica CRI DNA encodes the following proteins:
- a CDS encoding complement regulator-acquiring protein, with product MKKILFIKIISFIILTVLIACNSSLKSNYETPSPAMQGDIFIIRPTLSNTIAIKKILINKIKSKIQTSLDLMGQHAQDIIREPAKQLGIQCTIFDEVYYDNLIHKTGKTYSIDKNKIKLFYASLNYNIMRLKWLGDILLKIQKNNTKQGNKLYNAIIETGREYSQKPFEEIIHEVNKEQNKLILLKADKLKEVMDNLNIIENLRMMWIKFIDIIIEDYRNNTDIQNDNSKLILYIDTRYQMLKNQINSIKDIAHRIRKILKTIKYYYYMKTQIINLK from the coding sequence TTGAAAAAAATTTTGTTTATTAAAATTATATCATTTATAATTTTAACTGTTCTAATTGCTTGTAATTCAAGTCTTAAATCAAATTATGAAACACCAAGTCCTGCTATGCAAGGAGATATTTTTATAATAAGACCTACTCTATCAAATACTATAGCTATAAAAAAGATTTTAATAAACAAGATTAAAAGTAAAATTCAAACTTCTCTTGATTTAATGGGACAACATGCACAAGATATTATAAGAGAACCTGCCAAACAACTTGGAATACAATGTACCATTTTTGATGAAGTTTATTATGACAATTTAATACATAAGACAGGCAAAACGTATTCTATAGATAAAAATAAAATCAAACTATTTTATGCATCTCTAAATTACAACATAATGAGATTAAAATGGTTAGGAGATATTCTTCTTAAAATACAAAAGAATAATACTAAGCAAGGTAATAAACTTTACAATGCAATTATAGAAACGGGAAGGGAATATTCTCAAAAGCCATTTGAAGAAATTATTCATGAAGTAAACAAAGAACAAAATAAACTTATTCTTTTAAAAGCTGACAAACTAAAGGAAGTTATGGATAATTTAAATATAATTGAAAATTTAAGAATGATGTGGATAAAATTTATAGATATCATTATTGAAGACTATAGAAATAACACGGACATACAAAATGATAATAGTAAATTGATATTGTACATAGATACTAGATATCAAATGCTAAAAAATCAGATCAATAGTATTAAAGATATAGCTCATAGAATAAGGAAAATTTTAAAGACAATAAAATATTATTATTACATGAAAACACAGATTATTAATTTAAAATAA
- a CDS encoding complement regulator-acquiring protein: MRNNILKNIITISALTAFMLTSCNTDGTLAIPTGSQKGGADTKTSGDGPSNIPRADGDVNGDVNGDVNGGVNGGVDDGAKQLADLIVVLTTKVEKEVKVNKDGKEPDNTQYGLKDSVFKLIKDDKQKTYDEDTNKDTRHKFYGSLSWKKEAIKGLGEVLAKLAGEAAYKDTWPKNLVEVGEKVQGVIQVTFKQIEDKKEKLNTLSLEKINELNDQVKKLEEARNTWITFVDDLIKDYKADKDSIKTTVKNLVDKYLTPKYTDPLSG, translated from the coding sequence ATGAGAAATAACATTTTAAAGAACATAATTACTATATCTGCTTTAACAGCATTTATGCTTACCAGTTGTAATACTGATGGGACTTTGGCTATACCAACTGGTAGTCAAAAAGGTGGTGCAGATACTAAAACAAGTGGTGATGGTCCATCAAATATCCCAAGAGCTGATGGTGATGTTAATGGTGATGTTAATGGTGATGTTAATGGTGGTGTTAATGGTGGTGTTGATGATGGGGCTAAACAATTAGCAGATTTGATAGTTGTACTTACAACAAAAGTTGAAAAGGAAGTAAAGGTAAATAAAGATGGTAAAGAGCCTGATAATACTCAATATGGATTAAAAGACAGCGTATTTAAATTAATAAAGGATGATAAGCAGAAAACTTATGATGAAGATACAAATAAAGATACAAGACATAAATTTTATGGATCTTTGAGCTGGAAAAAAGAAGCAATTAAAGGCCTTGGAGAAGTACTTGCAAAGCTAGCAGGAGAGGCAGCTTATAAAGATACTTGGCCTAAAAATCTTGTAGAGGTGGGAGAAAAAGTACAAGGAGTAATTCAGGTTACATTTAAACAAATAGAAGACAAAAAAGAAAAGCTTAATACTTTAAGCCTTGAAAAAATAAATGAACTTAATGATCAAGTAAAAAAACTTGAAGAAGCAAGAAATACCTGGATAACATTTGTAGATGATTTAATTAAAGATTATAAGGCTGATAAAGATAGCATCAAAACTACTGTAAAAAATTTGGTAGATAAATACCTAACTCCAAAATACACTGATCCTCTTTCTGG
- a CDS encoding virulence associated lipoprotein has translation MSYNLSGAFILINLIAITTLTCKQNIESFKKLKEELREAENIKNNPEIYTKNAHTDEIRQKKIIVAKLRDKIIRSKYTLQAYSKNDDWIEDHVLYGVDNQQVFKIAKDYYNGEVYASRNNRSSRKLIYLALEYRRFAIINFEIILNKLAEKANANITYKQNEYDVNTEYNILIEDILTSFKKYAHNYFEIALIPLSQKQNNLYYLSLKDLQQLKDKFDELQKIRDAGKIYLMTIYNDFQNNKDNIKDGDATYLKNYINNMKYKYKFQKLANKAEELAYQISQILNVKKVQI, from the coding sequence TTGAGTTATAACTTGTCTGGTGCATTTATTTTAATCAATTTAATTGCAATAACTACTTTAACATGCAAGCAAAATATTGAATCATTTAAAAAATTGAAAGAAGAGCTAAGAGAAGCAGAAAATATAAAAAATAACCCGGAAATTTATACTAAAAATGCACATACAGATGAAATTCGACAAAAAAAAATTATAGTAGCTAAATTGAGAGACAAAATTATAAGATCTAAATATACATTGCAAGCATATAGTAAAAATGATGATTGGATAGAAGATCATGTTTTATATGGCGTTGATAATCAACAAGTATTTAAGATAGCCAAAGATTACTATAATGGTGAGGTTTATGCAAGTCGTAACAACAGAAGTTCCAGAAAATTAATTTATTTAGCATTGGAGTATCGACGATTTGCTATTATTAACTTTGAGATAATCCTGAATAAATTGGCAGAAAAAGCAAATGCCAATATTACTTATAAACAAAATGAATATGATGTTAATACAGAATATAATATATTAATAGAAGATATTTTAACTTCATTTAAAAAATATGCCCACAATTATTTTGAAATTGCATTAATACCATTATCTCAAAAACAAAATAATCTTTACTATTTGAGTTTAAAAGATTTGCAACAGCTTAAAGATAAATTTGATGAACTTCAAAAAATAAGAGATGCTGGTAAAATATATTTAATGACAATTTATAATGACTTTCAAAATAATAAAGATAATATTAAAGATGGTGATGCTACCTATTTAAAAAATTATATAAATAATATGAAGTATAAATATAAATTTCAAAAATTAGCAAATAAAGCAGAAGAACTGGCATATCAAATTAGCCAAATTTTAAATGTAAAAAAAGTGCAAATATAA